One window of Leptospiraceae bacterium genomic DNA carries:
- a CDS encoding PAS domain-containing protein translates to MAIKDPSNTPVPPNEKERLKSLLSYNLLDTLPEQQFDRLTRLAASICGVPIALVSLIDEDRQWFKSNFGLDATETPRNISFCQYAIMDKQIFEVTDATQDKRFEKNPFVTGDPNIRFYAGQPLITPDGFALGTLCVIDRIPKNLSESQKESLRLLAEEVVDNIIARREHQNLKRNTTLLNDAQRIANLGAWELDLATGKTIWTDEVYIIHEVDKDFDHNKVNGIEFYHPSDRSVISQAINKTIEQLVPFDVTCRFITAKSNHRWVRASGYPIVLDRKVTHVFGMLQDITDQKQKEQEIRNITNAVDASSLVSMTDSKGIIVKVNHLFCEISGYSEAELLGQNHRIINSGYHDKPFWQDLWKTISSGKIWKGEIKNRAKDGSEYWVYSVINPIFDESGKITHYLSIRKDITSRKKVELELKAAQQKLDSIFVEMDDVVWSVSLPDYKMLFMTPSAVRLYEISYEDFMADNTFWEKVIYEDDKQVINKIYKQLSEQGHYHEEYRIVTRSGKIKWISNKGKVIHDALGLPIRLDGYVSDISENKFNEQYLKESEANLLEAQSIAKMGRWELDLIFNRLHWSDSVFEIFEINKEKFGATYEGFLSTIHPDDRDLVNNAYTHSLETKQPYEIVHRLQMSDGRIKWLKENCRTDYDAEGKALRSVGIVQDISLQKEAELDIIQTKEKYQSLIQNIPGITYRCKFDADWTMLFMSGEVVQVCGYPANDFINNAVRSYGSLVHPDDQDWTAREVTRCIDQNIPWDFEYRTLHQDGSVLWFYEKGLAIRNEKNEVVYLDGFILDVTNRKRAELELEKTKNFLAQTNQVARVGGWEFNNLTGEITWSDTICEIHEVPHGYVPIFDEMANFYTPESWTQLEKAIQQIQISGTPYDLELQIKTAKSRLLWVRAIGNAEFKDGKCIRMFGVLQDIDTDKKNRLRIQKSEEALKNAQQIAKMGSWELDFLTNEIVWTEELYKMYGFDPKLPPPPYTEHMKLFTTESWELLSKSLEQTREKGIPYELELRTIRKDKTNGWMWVRGEAIFDNRDQIIGLRGAAQDISDRKEVEELAHQTALRLDLATKAASIGVWDYNIVENKLVWDDQMYVLFGINQNAFSGIYEAWRSSLHPEDRERSEREVELAIKGEKEFNTEFRIVWPDNSVRHIRALATVIRDSDNQPIRLVGTNWDITQEKLLAQSLVTAKQAAEKANKAKSEFLANMSHEIRTPLNGVIGFTELLKNTPLSHVQQTYVDNANVSGHTLLGVINDILDFSKIEAGMLEFELIKTDMFELVENCVDIVKYSASKKHLEVLLNIDTNMPRYGMVDPIRLKQVITNLLSNAVKFTGTGEVELKIAYESQQNGMGNFIISVRDTGIGITEEQKGKLFKAFSQADGSITRKYGGTGLGLVISEMIVNKFGGKIQLDSKQGEGSTFWFEIVTRTEDGEKPFIGSIDKIERCLIIDDNANNRLILERMLETLGIQSESSDNGLTALKMLEQSKPFDLIICDYHMPYIDGLETIRLIREQLKLTPEKQPIILLHSSSDDAEIVNRSNELGVRFNLVKPVKMGDLAAYLRQIHAPDFDIKKSNLSESLDATLHKEQVSILIAEDVEMNIFLLKTILYEFLPKANFIEASSGQEALIKFKENKPDLIFMDVQMPEMDGLEATREIRKLEQISSNQVPIIALTAGAFKEDEEKCLSAGMTDFLTKPIAQENIKLIISKYLSSYALNNTELFDREGLIQNIGNKDVIDKLLAQAQTNCIPKLKELGELIGKKDSTGTARMLHNIKGIALNLHCKGMARITGEMEMILKEPEGMELLPEQFEMLLAEWEKVKKIMNE, encoded by the coding sequence ATGGCAATAAAAGACCCCAGCAATACACCCGTCCCCCCAAATGAAAAAGAAAGACTAAAGTCACTGCTAAGCTATAACCTGCTAGATACCTTGCCTGAACAACAATTTGATCGGCTTACCCGATTAGCCGCTTCCATTTGTGGAGTACCCATTGCACTTGTGAGCCTGATAGATGAAGACCGCCAATGGTTCAAGTCGAACTTTGGTCTCGATGCCACAGAGACACCACGTAATATTTCTTTCTGCCAGTATGCCATTATGGATAAGCAGATATTTGAAGTTACAGATGCGACCCAAGATAAACGTTTCGAGAAGAACCCTTTCGTCACAGGTGATCCTAATATACGGTTTTATGCCGGCCAACCGCTAATAACACCAGATGGTTTTGCCCTTGGAACGTTGTGCGTAATAGATCGAATACCTAAAAATCTGTCCGAAAGCCAGAAAGAATCTTTGCGACTATTGGCAGAAGAGGTAGTCGACAATATTATTGCTAGACGTGAACATCAGAATCTCAAACGAAATACAACCCTGCTTAACGATGCCCAACGAATAGCAAATTTAGGAGCCTGGGAACTTGACCTCGCTACCGGTAAAACCATTTGGACTGATGAGGTCTATATTATCCACGAAGTAGACAAAGACTTTGACCACAATAAGGTAAACGGAATTGAATTCTACCATCCTAGTGATCGTTCTGTGATTTCCCAAGCCATCAATAAAACTATCGAACAACTTGTTCCTTTCGATGTTACCTGTCGATTTATCACAGCCAAAAGCAATCATCGTTGGGTACGAGCTTCGGGCTATCCCATTGTATTAGATAGGAAAGTAACACACGTATTTGGAATGCTCCAAGATATCACCGACCAAAAACAAAAAGAGCAGGAAATTCGTAACATTACTAACGCCGTTGATGCGAGTTCTTTGGTCTCTATGACAGATAGTAAGGGAATCATTGTAAAAGTCAACCACCTCTTTTGTGAAATCAGTGGCTATTCCGAAGCCGAACTACTAGGACAAAACCACCGTATCATTAATTCCGGCTACCACGATAAACCATTCTGGCAGGATCTGTGGAAAACCATCTCTTCGGGTAAAATTTGGAAGGGAGAAATTAAAAACCGTGCCAAAGATGGCAGCGAATACTGGGTGTATTCTGTAATCAATCCAATCTTTGATGAATCCGGCAAGATTACGCATTATTTGTCCATTCGCAAGGATATTACAAGCCGTAAAAAAGTAGAACTTGAACTGAAAGCTGCCCAACAAAAACTCGATAGCATTTTTGTAGAAATGGACGATGTTGTATGGTCGGTAAGTCTGCCCGATTACAAAATGTTGTTTATGACACCATCGGCTGTTAGACTGTATGAAATTTCCTATGAAGACTTTATGGCGGACAATACTTTCTGGGAAAAAGTAATATATGAAGACGACAAGCAAGTCATCAACAAAATTTACAAGCAGTTGAGCGAGCAGGGTCACTATCACGAAGAATATCGAATTGTAACCAGAAGCGGAAAAATAAAATGGATCTCTAACAAAGGCAAGGTGATTCACGATGCGCTGGGTCTACCTATCCGTCTTGATGGGTATGTAAGTGATATTTCTGAGAACAAATTTAACGAGCAGTATTTGAAAGAAAGTGAAGCGAATCTCCTCGAAGCCCAAAGCATCGCCAAAATGGGTCGCTGGGAACTTGACCTGATATTTAACCGTCTACATTGGTCAGATTCTGTTTTTGAAATCTTTGAAATAAACAAAGAGAAATTTGGCGCCACCTACGAGGGCTTTTTAAGCACCATACACCCTGATGACCGTGATTTGGTAAACAATGCCTATACCCACTCTCTAGAAACTAAACAGCCCTACGAAATTGTACATCGTCTACAAATGAGTGACGGGCGCATCAAATGGCTGAAAGAAAACTGCCGAACTGATTATGATGCGGAAGGAAAAGCTCTCCGTAGTGTGGGAATAGTGCAGGATATCTCCCTACAAAAAGAAGCTGAGTTGGATATCATTCAAACCAAAGAAAAATATCAATCATTGATTCAGAATATACCAGGTATTACATATCGCTGTAAATTTGATGCTGACTGGACAATGCTGTTTATGAGTGGCGAGGTTGTACAGGTTTGCGGTTATCCTGCGAATGATTTTATCAATAATGCAGTTCGGAGTTATGGCAGTCTTGTGCATCCTGATGACCAAGATTGGACCGCCCGTGAAGTTACACGCTGTATTGATCAAAACATCCCCTGGGATTTTGAATACCGTACTTTGCACCAAGATGGTAGTGTGCTCTGGTTTTATGAAAAAGGACTGGCAATCAGAAACGAAAAAAATGAAGTCGTTTATCTCGATGGCTTTATTCTGGATGTAACTAACCGTAAACGAGCAGAACTTGAATTAGAGAAAACCAAAAACTTCCTAGCACAAACCAACCAGGTGGCGCGGGTTGGTGGTTGGGAGTTTAACAATTTGACAGGAGAAATTACTTGGTCAGATACTATTTGTGAAATCCATGAAGTGCCACATGGTTATGTACCCATCTTTGACGAGATGGCAAATTTTTATACCCCCGAAAGCTGGACACAACTCGAAAAAGCCATTCAACAAATCCAGATAAGTGGCACACCCTATGACCTAGAATTGCAGATAAAAACTGCAAAAAGTCGCCTGCTTTGGGTAAGGGCGATTGGCAATGCAGAATTTAAAGATGGTAAGTGCATTCGAATGTTTGGTGTTTTGCAGGATATTGACACCGATAAGAAAAACCGTTTACGAATCCAGAAAAGTGAAGAAGCTCTTAAAAACGCACAACAGATTGCGAAAATGGGCAGTTGGGAACTTGATTTTCTAACCAATGAAATAGTTTGGACAGAAGAATTGTACAAAATGTATGGGTTTGACCCAAAACTACCTCCTCCACCTTACACCGAGCATATGAAATTGTTTACCACAGAAAGTTGGGAACTACTTTCAAAATCCTTAGAACAAACACGTGAGAAAGGAATTCCCTACGAGCTCGAACTTAGAACCATTCGAAAGGATAAGACTAATGGATGGATGTGGGTACGTGGAGAAGCAATCTTTGACAATAGAGATCAAATTATAGGGTTAAGAGGAGCCGCTCAAGACATTTCCGATAGAAAAGAGGTGGAAGAACTGGCTCACCAAACAGCTCTTCGGTTGGATCTGGCCACAAAGGCTGCAAGTATCGGAGTCTGGGATTATAACATTGTGGAAAACAAACTGGTATGGGATGACCAGATGTATGTACTTTTTGGAATTAACCAAAATGCTTTTTCTGGTATCTACGAAGCCTGGCGTTCCAGCTTACATCCTGAAGATAGGGAAAGAAGTGAGAGGGAAGTTGAGCTGGCAATCAAAGGGGAAAAAGAATTCAATACAGAATTTCGGATAGTATGGCCCGATAATTCTGTTCGCCATATTAGAGCACTTGCAACCGTAATCCGAGATTCTGATAATCAACCTATTCGTTTGGTCGGCACAAACTGGGATATTACACAAGAAAAGTTACTTGCGCAATCACTGGTGACCGCCAAACAAGCAGCCGAAAAAGCAAATAAAGCTAAATCGGAATTTCTTGCCAATATGAGCCATGAGATTCGCACCCCTCTAAATGGTGTCATTGGCTTTACCGAGTTACTGAAAAACACTCCCTTATCGCATGTTCAACAAACTTACGTAGATAATGCGAATGTATCTGGACATACTCTGCTTGGAGTCATCAATGATATTTTAGATTTTTCTAAGATAGAAGCTGGAATGTTAGAATTCGAGCTGATCAAAACTGACATGTTTGAGTTAGTAGAGAACTGTGTTGATATTGTAAAATATTCGGCTTCTAAAAAACATCTAGAAGTCCTATTGAATATCGATACCAACATGCCTCGTTATGGAATGGTTGACCCTATCCGCTTAAAACAGGTCATCACCAATCTACTCAGCAATGCGGTCAAATTCACCGGAACAGGAGAAGTAGAACTAAAAATAGCCTATGAGAGTCAGCAAAATGGCATGGGCAATTTCATAATATCTGTTCGGGATACAGGTATTGGTATTACCGAAGAACAAAAAGGAAAACTCTTTAAAGCATTTTCACAAGCAGATGGTTCTATTACTCGTAAATATGGAGGCACAGGGTTAGGTCTTGTTATTTCTGAGATGATTGTCAACAAGTTTGGTGGAAAAATTCAACTTGATAGTAAACAAGGTGAAGGCTCTACATTCTGGTTTGAAATTGTCACTAGGACCGAAGATGGTGAAAAGCCATTCATCGGCAGCATTGATAAAATTGAACGCTGTCTGATTATTGACGACAATGCAAATAACCGACTCATTTTGGAACGGATGTTAGAAACATTGGGTATTCAAAGTGAATCAAGTGATAACGGACTAACCGCTTTAAAAATGTTAGAACAGTCCAAACCATTCGACCTCATTATCTGCGACTACCACATGCCTTACATTGACGGCTTGGAAACCATTCGTTTGATACGGGAACAGCTCAAACTTACCCCTGAGAAACAACCTATAATCTTACTACATTCTTCTTCGGACGATGCAGAAATAGTTAATAGAAGCAATGAACTTGGCGTTCGATTTAATTTGGTAAAACCTGTTAAAATGGGCGATCTTGCCGCATACCTGCGTCAAATCCATGCCCCCGATTTTGATATTAAAAAATCTAATCTTTCCGAAAGTCTCGATGCGACACTGCATAAGGAACAGGTTTCGATACTCATTGCAGAAGATGTAGAAATGAATATTTTTTTATTGAAAACAATTCTATATGAGTTTTTACCAAAAGCTAATTTTATAGAGGCCAGTTCCGGGCAGGAAGCACTAATTAAATTCAAAGAGAATAAACCTGATCTGATTTTTATGGATGTGCAAATGCCTGAAATGGACGGTCTTGAAGCTACCCGAGAAATTCGCAAATTAGAACAAATCAGTAGCAACCAGGTTCCCATTATTGCCTTAACAGCAGGGGCTTTCAAAGAAGATGAAGAAAAATGCCTCTCTGCCGGAATGACTGACTTTTTGACAAAGCCAATAGCGCAAGAAAATATCAAATTAATAATTTCAAAATACCTGAGTTCTTACGCTCTAAATAATACAGAACTTTTTGATAGAGAGGGTTTGATTCAAAATATAGGCAATAAGGACGTCATCGATAAATTGCTCGCACAGGCACAAACAAATTGCATACCAAAATTGAAGGAACTCGGGGAATTGATTGGCAAAAAGGATTCTACCGGTACAGCTCGTATGTTACACAATATCAAAGGGATAGCACTGAATCTTCATTGCAAAGGCATGGCACGCATAACTGGTGAAATGGAAATGATACTAAAAGAACCTGAAGGGATGGAACTGTTACCAGAACAATTTGAAATGCTTTTAGCAGAATGGGAAAAGGTAAAAAAAATTATGAATGAATGA